In a genomic window of Acidimicrobiales bacterium:
- a CDS encoding MlaD family protein produces MRPGPRLVLVIAVIVATLAVVYRAVGGAYDFFSSAYPLSATFSHLGQNVHPGSEVDYRGVQVGKIKDWSLVDRQVKVRFSINPGFKVPADASATLEPQSVFGSEIMNLDFPNGQAGPYLSSGGQITHTATTDQVQDFINATVPLFNAIDPADVQTIISELTVASQNLGETIAQSIDTGTQLADLFSTTINAQVTALDAFSRFQAAFTPTASNLNAIAANNNVGLPVFNQAEGTYQAFLTTLKPLADNLAQLLSVYRPDINILLGQGDNVVRVLLARQSDISDLIHGLYRYTLKFAKGASSEQLADGSRFAYFKVFTSFSDIDKLVCSLVAPAGTPPQLQQQLQPLQAALGPQFDCSPGASATGSTSAGAPSASPVAGQMATSAISGLAQPQVPQRASVGSVVNGVIGR; encoded by the coding sequence ATGAGGCCGGGTCCGCGGCTGGTGCTCGTGATCGCCGTCATCGTGGCCACCCTGGCGGTGGTGTACCGGGCGGTGGGCGGGGCCTACGACTTCTTCTCGAGCGCCTATCCGCTCAGCGCCACCTTCTCCCACCTGGGCCAGAACGTGCACCCCGGCTCGGAGGTGGACTACCGGGGGGTGCAGGTGGGCAAGATCAAGGACTGGTCCCTCGTCGACCGCCAGGTGAAGGTGCGCTTCTCGATCAACCCCGGCTTCAAGGTCCCCGCCGACGCCAGCGCCACCCTCGAGCCCCAGAGCGTGTTCGGCTCGGAGATCATGAACCTCGACTTCCCCAACGGCCAGGCCGGGCCCTACCTGAGCTCGGGGGGCCAGATCACCCACACCGCCACCACCGACCAGGTGCAGGACTTCATCAACGCCACGGTGCCGCTGTTCAACGCCATCGACCCCGCCGACGTGCAGACCATCATCTCCGAGCTGACCGTGGCCTCGCAGAACCTGGGCGAGACCATCGCCCAGAGCATCGACACCGGCACCCAGCTGGCCGACCTGTTCTCCACCACCATCAACGCCCAGGTGACCGCCCTGGACGCCTTCAGCCGCTTCCAGGCCGCCTTCACCCCCACGGCGTCGAACCTGAACGCCATCGCCGCCAACAACAACGTGGGCCTGCCCGTGTTCAACCAGGCCGAGGGCACCTACCAGGCCTTCCTCACCACCTTGAAGCCCCTCGCCGACAACCTGGCCCAGCTGCTGTCGGTCTACCGGCCCGACATCAACATCCTCCTCGGCCAGGGCGACAACGTGGTGCGGGTGCTGCTGGCCCGCCAGTCCGACATCTCCGACCTCATCCACGGCCTCTACCGCTACACGCTCAAGTTCGCCAAGGGTGCCAGCTCCGAGCAGCTCGCCGATGGGAGCAGGTTCGCCTACTTCAAGGTCTTCACCAGCTTCAGCGACATCGACAAGTTGGTCTGCAGCCTTGTCGCTCCCGCCGGGACCCCACCCCAGCTCCAGCAGCAGCTGCAGCCTCTCCAAGCTGCGCTCGGACCGCAGTTCGACTGCTCTCCTGGCGCCAGCGCGACCGGCTCGACCTCGGCCGGGGCGCCCTCGGCGTCGCCCGTCGCCGGTCAGATGGCCACGTCCGCCATCTCCGGCCTGGCCCAGCCCCAGGTGCCTCAGCGGGCCAGCGTGGGGAGCGTCG